Proteins encoded together in one Anopheles darlingi chromosome 3, idAnoDarlMG_H_01, whole genome shotgun sequence window:
- the LOC125958147 gene encoding uncharacterized protein LOC125958147 isoform X2, giving the protein MATVNPPAFHCIVCTLTKIPFASLSKESQHKIVRNGRPTPKMPNLTARCLHDWMTGCDREKKLYCWPCLLFNTSEYDVWGKRGFSDFHRLSSATIEHTKDVSHQAKSKTLKLWIETAEELSDSSGAEEDVECIPELDFLNAAASEMDEELDVKPNVEALNAALGLSQDFARPVVDLCETAEDGGSVTGFHFMSAAIEVDCQEDEEQNSAPARPQPPPPPEVQGENSQTSNASSSNHIEPATAPGDGLARIYKNTTSCEEPSAMMSQTATQNGTDKYQLKWQGHHQNVNVSLSSLYKNDRYADVMLLTCNGDENYVIPAHKLILGTSSLYFANIFDKNAIPMNAISYIVLPPDLTYRSMQILIQYMYTGESTVSTDILSEVLRGGEILKIRGLWRNDGSKPSSNAEGRETQAPGSSESVARRFASPVSVTLPSHNTSAIQPAATGGVPAAPVGHINIKRDMAIDPGDRHRTGNTEGPRRSQRNQGHMHQASGDDPCPEQHQSSSQMMADEQQISFPIHEHQRRLRGGAQERMETASPTRMTLRNAVSGSNEENSASAMPGAPGAAIPEELNFLNVKAEPVEWTDVRAGELALPSSGQKGADIQTPPVQAVKAEAPEPGIEHSRPSSATSSTDHPTYSPLTCELCSETFTIPGEWVRHIESHGDSSHTIPKRKRRLEGSDETIETAALRCDLCATFYVTPADWVRHVQSAHTETELAISNKRQTYPRRTSTSSLAAASSLTPGETTGQQDKVCKVCNKSFPSHASMLVHKRTHTGK; this is encoded by the exons ATGGCCACCGTCAACCCACCGGCGTTTCACTGCATCGTCTGCACGCTAACGAAGATCCCGTTCGCTTCGCTGAGCAAGGAAAGTCAGCACAAGATCGTCCGGAATGGCCGGCCGACGCCAAAGATGCCAAACCTAACGGCTCGCTGCCTGCATGACTGGATGACCGGATGTGACCGCGAAAAGAAGCTTTACTGCTGGCCCTGTCTGCTGTTCAACACGTCCGAGTACGATGTTTGGGGAAAGCGAGGATTCAGCGATTTTCACCGACTTTCCTCCGCTACGATCGAGCACACGAAGGATGTCTCGCATCAGGCCAAAAGCAAAACGCTGAAGCTGTGGATCGAAACGGCCGAAGAACTGAGCGACAGCAGCGGAGCAGAGGAGGATGTTGAGTGCATCCCGGAGTTGGACTTTCTGAATGCCGCCGCGTCCGAAATGGACGAGGAACTGGACGTGAAACCGAACGTAGAAGCGCTAAATGCAGCCCTGGGGTTGTCGCAGGACTTTGCTCGTCCCGTTGTGGATCTGTGCGAAACGGCGGAAGACGGTGGTAGCGTCACTGGTTTCCATTTCATGAGCGCGGCCATAGAAGTGGATTGTCAGGAGGATGAAGAGCAAAACTCAGCTCCCGcacgaccacaaccaccaccaccgccggaagTGCAGGGGGAAAATAGCCAGACGAGCAATGCCTCGTCGTCAAACCACATTGAGCCGGCCACCGCTCCCGGCGATGGGTTGGCACGTATCTACA AAAACACAACTAGTTGTGAGGAACCTAGTGCGATGATGTCGCAAACAGCGACCCAGAATGGAACGGACAAGTACCAACTCAAGTGGCAGGGGCATCATCAGAACGTCAATGTGTCGTTGTCGAGTCTTTACAA AAACGATCGCTACGCCGATGTAATGCTGTTGACCTGTAATGGTGACGAGAACTACGTGATACCTGCCCACAAGCTCATTCTTGGGACTTCCAGTTTG tattttgcaaacatttttgacAAAAACGCGATACCAATGAATGCGATCAGCTATATCGTGCTTCCACCTGATCTAACCTACCGCTCGATGCAGATACTGATACAGTACATGTACACCGGCGAATCGACTGTTTCGACTGACATACTGAGTGAGGTGTTGCGTGGTGGGgaaattttgaaaatccgcGGTCTGTGGCGTAATGATGGCTCCAAACCGTCTTCCAACGCTGAAGGAAGAGAGACACAAGCGCCTGGCAGCAGTGAATCGGTAGCGCGGCGATTTGCTAGCCCCGTATCCGTAACGCTTCCATCTCACAACACATCCGCAATACAGCCGGCGGCCACAGGCGGTGTCCCTGCTGCGCCCGTAGGGCACATAAACATAAAGCGTGACATGGCTATTGATCCCGGTGACCGGCATAGAACCGGTAACACCGAAGGGCCTCGACGATCTCAAAGAAATCAGGGACATATGCATCAAGCATCCGGGGACGATCCCTGCCCAGAGCAGCACCAATCATCGTCACAAATGATGGCCGACGAACAGCAAATTTCATTTCCGATCCATGAACATCAGCGTAGACTGCGTGGAGGTGCCCAGGAACGCATGGAGACGGCTTCGCCTACTCGGATGACACTTCGAAATGCAGTAAGTGGAAGTAATGAGGAGAATTCGGCATCCGCCATGCCCGGGGCACCTGGTGCTGCGATACCTGAGGAACTGAACTTTCTCAACGTGAAGGCGGAGCCCGTCGAGTGGACGGATGTGAGAGCGGGAGAGCTTGCTCTTCCCAGTAGTGGCCAGAAAGGAGCTGACATTCAAACTCCTCCGGTTCAGGCAGTAAAAGCTGAAGCGCCAGAACCGGGAATAGAACATTCTCGGCCATCCTCTGCGACATCTTCTACAGATCATCCCACATATTCGCCGCTAACCTGTGAGCTGTGTAGCGAAACGTTTACCATACCGGGTGAATGGGTTCGGCATATCGAGAGTCACGGTGATTCATCACACACAATTCCAAAACGGAAAAGACGCTTGGAGGGT TCCGACGAAACTATTGAGACGGCTGCATTACGATGCGATCTGTGCGCAACGTTCTACGTGACACCGGCCGACTGGGTGCGACACGTGCAGAGTGCACATACGGAAACGGAACTGGCCATTTCGAACAAACGCCAGACGTATCCTCGCCGCACGTCGACATCCTCATTGGCCGCTGCATCATCGCTCACGCCGGGCGAGACAACGGGACAGCAGGACAAAGTGTGTAAAGTTTGCAACAAGTCCTTCCCTTCCCATGCCAGTATGCTCGTCCACAAGCGTACCCATACCGGTAAGTGA
- the LOC125958147 gene encoding zinc finger and BTB domain-containing protein 18-like isoform X1, with product MATVNPPAFHCIVCTLTKIPFASLSKESQHKIVRNGRPTPKMPNLTARCLHDWMTGCDREKKLYCWPCLLFNTSEYDVWGKRGFSDFHRLSSATIEHTKDVSHQAKSKTLKLWIETAEELSDSSGAEEDVECIPELDFLNAAASEMDEELDVKPNVEALNAALGLSQDFARPVVDLCETAEDGGSVTGFHFMSAAIEVDCQEDEEQNSAPARPQPPPPPEVQGENSQTSNASSSNHIEPATAPGDGLARIYKNTTSCEEPSAMMSQTATQNGTDKYQLKWQGHHQNVNVSLSSLYKNDRYADVMLLTCNGDENYVIPAHKLILGTSSLYFANIFDKNAIPMNAISYIVLPPDLTYRSMQILIQYMYTGESTVSTDILSEVLRGGEILKIRGLWRNDGSKPSSNAEGRETQAPGSSESVARRFASPVSVTLPSHNTSAIQPAATGGVPAAPVGHINIKRDMAIDPGDRHRTGNTEGPRRSQRNQGHMHQASGDDPCPEQHQSSSQMMADEQQISFPIHEHQRRLRGGAQERMETASPTRMTLRNAVSGSNEENSASAMPGAPGAAIPEELNFLNVKAEPVEWTDVRAGELALPSSGQKGADIQTPPVQAVKAEAPEPGIEHSRPSSATSSTDHPTYSPLTCELCSETFTIPGEWVRHIESHGDSSHTIPKRKRRLEGSDETIETAALRCDLCATFYVTPADWVRHVQSAHTETELAISNKRQTYPRRTSTSSLAAASSLTPGETTGQQDKVCKVCNKSFPSHASMLVHKRTHTGEKPFYCDTCNKGFSVKSNLLRHLRTLHNVQGELPASPQTDHDGSE from the exons ATGGCCACCGTCAACCCACCGGCGTTTCACTGCATCGTCTGCACGCTAACGAAGATCCCGTTCGCTTCGCTGAGCAAGGAAAGTCAGCACAAGATCGTCCGGAATGGCCGGCCGACGCCAAAGATGCCAAACCTAACGGCTCGCTGCCTGCATGACTGGATGACCGGATGTGACCGCGAAAAGAAGCTTTACTGCTGGCCCTGTCTGCTGTTCAACACGTCCGAGTACGATGTTTGGGGAAAGCGAGGATTCAGCGATTTTCACCGACTTTCCTCCGCTACGATCGAGCACACGAAGGATGTCTCGCATCAGGCCAAAAGCAAAACGCTGAAGCTGTGGATCGAAACGGCCGAAGAACTGAGCGACAGCAGCGGAGCAGAGGAGGATGTTGAGTGCATCCCGGAGTTGGACTTTCTGAATGCCGCCGCGTCCGAAATGGACGAGGAACTGGACGTGAAACCGAACGTAGAAGCGCTAAATGCAGCCCTGGGGTTGTCGCAGGACTTTGCTCGTCCCGTTGTGGATCTGTGCGAAACGGCGGAAGACGGTGGTAGCGTCACTGGTTTCCATTTCATGAGCGCGGCCATAGAAGTGGATTGTCAGGAGGATGAAGAGCAAAACTCAGCTCCCGcacgaccacaaccaccaccaccgccggaagTGCAGGGGGAAAATAGCCAGACGAGCAATGCCTCGTCGTCAAACCACATTGAGCCGGCCACCGCTCCCGGCGATGGGTTGGCACGTATCTACA AAAACACAACTAGTTGTGAGGAACCTAGTGCGATGATGTCGCAAACAGCGACCCAGAATGGAACGGACAAGTACCAACTCAAGTGGCAGGGGCATCATCAGAACGTCAATGTGTCGTTGTCGAGTCTTTACAA AAACGATCGCTACGCCGATGTAATGCTGTTGACCTGTAATGGTGACGAGAACTACGTGATACCTGCCCACAAGCTCATTCTTGGGACTTCCAGTTTG tattttgcaaacatttttgacAAAAACGCGATACCAATGAATGCGATCAGCTATATCGTGCTTCCACCTGATCTAACCTACCGCTCGATGCAGATACTGATACAGTACATGTACACCGGCGAATCGACTGTTTCGACTGACATACTGAGTGAGGTGTTGCGTGGTGGGgaaattttgaaaatccgcGGTCTGTGGCGTAATGATGGCTCCAAACCGTCTTCCAACGCTGAAGGAAGAGAGACACAAGCGCCTGGCAGCAGTGAATCGGTAGCGCGGCGATTTGCTAGCCCCGTATCCGTAACGCTTCCATCTCACAACACATCCGCAATACAGCCGGCGGCCACAGGCGGTGTCCCTGCTGCGCCCGTAGGGCACATAAACATAAAGCGTGACATGGCTATTGATCCCGGTGACCGGCATAGAACCGGTAACACCGAAGGGCCTCGACGATCTCAAAGAAATCAGGGACATATGCATCAAGCATCCGGGGACGATCCCTGCCCAGAGCAGCACCAATCATCGTCACAAATGATGGCCGACGAACAGCAAATTTCATTTCCGATCCATGAACATCAGCGTAGACTGCGTGGAGGTGCCCAGGAACGCATGGAGACGGCTTCGCCTACTCGGATGACACTTCGAAATGCAGTAAGTGGAAGTAATGAGGAGAATTCGGCATCCGCCATGCCCGGGGCACCTGGTGCTGCGATACCTGAGGAACTGAACTTTCTCAACGTGAAGGCGGAGCCCGTCGAGTGGACGGATGTGAGAGCGGGAGAGCTTGCTCTTCCCAGTAGTGGCCAGAAAGGAGCTGACATTCAAACTCCTCCGGTTCAGGCAGTAAAAGCTGAAGCGCCAGAACCGGGAATAGAACATTCTCGGCCATCCTCTGCGACATCTTCTACAGATCATCCCACATATTCGCCGCTAACCTGTGAGCTGTGTAGCGAAACGTTTACCATACCGGGTGAATGGGTTCGGCATATCGAGAGTCACGGTGATTCATCACACACAATTCCAAAACGGAAAAGACGCTTGGAGGGT TCCGACGAAACTATTGAGACGGCTGCATTACGATGCGATCTGTGCGCAACGTTCTACGTGACACCGGCCGACTGGGTGCGACACGTGCAGAGTGCACATACGGAAACGGAACTGGCCATTTCGAACAAACGCCAGACGTATCCTCGCCGCACGTCGACATCCTCATTGGCCGCTGCATCATCGCTCACGCCGGGCGAGACAACGGGACAGCAGGACAAAGTGTGTAAAGTTTGCAACAAGTCCTTCCCTTCCCATGCCAGTATGCTCGTCCACAAGCGTACCCATACCG GTGAGAAACCATTCTATTGCGACACGTGTAACAAGGGTTTTAGCGTTAAATCAAATCTACTGAGGCATCTGCGAACACTACACAATGTCCAGGGCGAACTGCCAGCCTCGCCGCAAACCGATCACGATGGTTCCGAGTGA
- the LOC125958167 gene encoding uncharacterized protein LOC125958167, which yields MDRRGNWAADEVEEMIESIKEREILCLPEGKKVRSLDVFKVVANDLRAKGMYRTPEQIRTKLRILRKDYFKALRSGSKSEYRACEFFTSLHDLFTDAHRKMEARKRRLQRRQQQQQQQLRVLTDNPSNGSYQPSSHRDEYPGVLQEHRTKKRTSTTTSSATIKSSRSSSVISSRMLNEEAICVDQSASFAVPTVPNDTGGGPGGTPDGSVCGKQRPEPLPDKYHLKLNEYLPNLNNSLANLCK from the exons ATGGATCGGCGTGGCAACTGGGCGGCCGATGAGGTCGAGGAAATGATCGAGAGCATCAAAGAAA GAGAGATCTTATGTCTACCGGAAGGCAAGaaggttcgctcgctcgacgtCTTCAAGGTCGTGGCGAACGATCTGCGGGCCAAGGGCATGTACCGGACCCCAGAGCAAATCCGTACGAAACTGCGCATCTTACGGAAGGACTATTTCAAGGCCCTGCGTTCCGGATCGAAGAGTGAATATCGGGCGTGCGAGTTTTTTACCTCGCTGCATGACCTCTTCACCGATGCGCATCGTAAGATGGAGGCAAGAAAACGCCGCTTACAGCgtcgccagcaacagcagcagcaacagttgcggGTACTGACTGATAATCCCTCAAATGGTAGCTACCAGCCATCATCACATCGGGATGAGTACCCCGGGGTTCTTCAAGAACATCGAACTAAGAAGCGAACGTCGACAACAACATCTTCAGCCACGATCAAAAGCAGTCGAAGCAGTAGTGTGATCAGTTCGCGAATGCTGAATGAAGAAGCGATATGTGTGGATCAAAGCGCTAGCTTCGCAGTGCCCACCGTACCAAATgataccggtggtggcccggGTGGTACGCCGGATGGTAGTGTTTGTGGTAAACAGAGACCGGAACCGCTGCCGGACAAGTATCACCTCAAACTGAACGAGTATCTGCCGAACCTGAACAATTCGTTGGCCAATCTGTGCAAGTGA